DNA from Terriglobales bacterium:
TGTCTTTGATCGGCGTCGGCGCTTGCTTGCCCAATTTGTTGCGGCCGCGAAGATAAGACTCATACGCCTCCGGATTCACTGATCTCTGCCGGGTCAGCGATTCGTGCTCCTCGGGGCCCAACTCGGCCCTCACCGCAGAGGCGATGTCCAGCGCCACCGAGTCCTGCACATTCAGAACCTGGCCGACTTCGCGCTCGTAACTCTGCGCCCATAGATGACGGTCACGATGAGCGTCAATCAATTGCGCAGTAATGCGTACCGTGCCTCCGGAAAGCACGACAGACCCCTCGACCACAGCATCAACATGGAGCTCCTCCGCAATCTGCGGCAGCGACTTGTGTGCTTCACGATACTGCATCATGGTGGTGCGGGAAATAACACGGAGAGACCTGATCTTTGCCAAGTCCGTGGTCAGCTCGTCGGTCATGCCCTCGGCGAAGTAATCCTGTTCCATGTCGCCGGAGAGATTTTCAAGAGGCAGCACAGCGAGAGACTTTATCGGACCGGAACTCGATCCGGGCAAGAATCGGTCTCGCAACCCTCCAACATTCAGGCCGACTAGCAGCACCGCGATCGCAACCAGCGCACCTGCAATTAAAAATGTGTAGCGGACAGCAGTTCTATGAATCTGCGGTTTTGCCCTTTCATCTGACGCAGAACATCGCTGGCCTGCGCGCTCGGAGGTCGCCACCTTCGGCAAATCCAAAACGATCACCGAAGAAGCACCTTGAGCGGCGGGAGTAACTGCGTAAACGCGCTGGTCGTCATCTGGAGCACTGGATTCAACCGGCGCCATGAAGCGATATCCGCGCCGGCCGACGGTTTCGATAAAGCGGGGGTTCTCGGCGCTGTCGTTGAGAGCACGACGCACCTTGGCGATGACCGTGTTCAGGCTGTTATCGAAGTCAATAAAGATGTCCGCGGGCCAAAGCTGGGTGCGTAGCTCCTCACGCGTCACTACCTCATTCGGGTGTTGCAGCAAAATGACAAGCGCCTGAAAGGGCTTTTCCTCGAGCGCAATCCCTAATCCGTGTTTGCGCAGCTCCCCGGAACGGGGATCGGCTTCGTAAGCGCCAAAGCGCAAAGTCCCCCGAAACGAAGGTTGGGCTTGCGAGGACACAATGTAATAGTGGAATTCGAGTAAGAAACGCAACAAATTCTAGCACGAAGAACTCCCCGCAAAACTGCAATCGTTCGGACTTAGGTCTCTTCTTTTTCAATGACATAGGCCGTAGGCCAACCATAGGCAAAAGATTCGTGGCTCTCCATTGACCATTCATCACAACCTCCCGCACACTGCGCTCAGGTTTCGAAACTTGGGGATAAAGGCAGCCTGTGGCCGCGGCCACAGGCATTTGAAAAAATAAAGGGTGGTTGCCAGCGGTTTCGTCGGCGCTGCTGGGAAATGTTTTGGTCCAGGAGGAAGCATGAGCAAACATACTGCAATTGCCGCTGTCGCTCGCGGCAGCAATCTCGAAATCTTCGGGCTCGGTACGGACAATCACATCTACCACAAGCGGTTGGACGGGCAAGCCTGGGACGCGTCGGAAGGTGGAGACTGGGAAGACCTTGGCATGGCCAACGGTCACACATTCAGCAGTCCTCCCGCGGTTGTCGCTTGGGACGCAAATCGCCTCGACGTCTTCGCACTCAACGACGGCAATAACATGATGCACAAAATCTGGGACGGTCAATGGCGGGAATGGGAAGATCTGGGCGGCGTTTTTGTCAGTCCGCCGGCGGCAGGATCCTGGGGCAAAGACCGCCTCGACGTGGTCGCGCTCGGGGCGGATAACGGGATGCGGTGGAATTCGTGGGACGGCGCCAACTGGCAGGGCTGGACAGATCAAGGTGGCGGGCCGTTCAACAGTCCGCTAGCTGTAGTCGCGGGCCCTTGGGGACCCGGTCGTCTTGACGTTGTTGTGCGCAACCAGAATAACCAGATGTACCACGCTGCAGAAGCAAAACAATTTCTGGGCAACATTACCTGGTTAGACTGGCAACCGCTGGGAGGCTCGCAATGGGGTGGGGTGTTCGCCAGCCCGCCGGCTATGGTCGCCTGGGCCGCCAACCGCCTCGACATGTTCGCTCTGGGTATCAACAACCAAATGTTATGGAAGTATTGGGACGGAAATAATTGGCAGCCTTCAGCAAATGGAGATTGGCAAGACATAGGAGGCCATAATCTCGGCAGCCCGCCTGTGGTCACCTCGTGGGGCAGCAACCGACTCGATCTCTTCGCCCTCGGTTCCGACAATCACATGTACCACAAGATTTACGACGGCGGCTGGAAGGAATGGGAACCGCTCTTCGGAGGATTCAACAGTCCACCCGTGGCTATTTCCTGGACCAGCGAACGTCTCGACGTCTTCGGGCTCGGGGCAGACAACGCGATGTATCACAAGGGGTGGTGGAACGGCGGTTGGCAGGTAGATTGGACGTCCCGTGGCGGCGTGTTCACCAATCCCTAGTACTGGGCTGATCGGCGCGGGATGGTAATCCCGCTCAGGCCGCCGACAACGACGGACATTTTGGAGAGTTCGCAATGCTTTGCTTTCGTATCAGAATTTTCGGCTTTGTTTTGGCAGCAGTCCTGATTTGCCATTGCTGCGTGGCGCAGGTGCAAACCCTCGTTGCTGGCGAAGCATCAGCGCAATTTTTAAGTAAGGATCGTGCCAGCCAATCCGAACCGTTGCTCCTGGCTGGCCTGCGGCCAGGCCTGGTGTGGCAGCGTACCTCGCCCGATCGCGCAGCGCTGGACGGGCCGGTGCTTTATCAGATCCTGTTCCGCTCCAGCGCGCACATCGGTTCGATTCCCAAGATCGGCCCTAACTATACCCTGGTGGATTCGGGGCTGGCGCTGGATAACAGCGGGAACCTGGTGATTGGCGGCGTGAACAACCCAGTCTTTAGTGTGGATAACGCCGGCAATGTGGATGTGCCGGCGGGGGCCATTACGATTTCCGTCCCCAATAATACGGTCCAAGGAACTACGCTCAACCAACCTGCAGGTGTATTGGGAAATCCGGCAATGGCCGCGAGTTCCAATCTTTCGTTCGCCGGGTACATCGGCATCGTCATAGCTGGAGCAGGAACCTCGGGAAACGCGACCATCGCCCAAATCGGACAAGCTCAATGTGTTTTCAATAACGGTATAACCAGCGGCGACTATGTCGCGCTGAGTGGAGGACAATGTCACGACGCAGGCAGCACACGCCCACCAGGTACTGTCATAGGCCGGGTCCTCTCTGCCAGCAACCCATCCCCAGGTACATATCAAGTAGTGTTATTTGGCCCCGAGAATTACTCCGAACCCACATTGGCCCCCACCGGCTCCCTTGTCGGTGGGCATATCGTAAACCAGATAACAAACCTAAGTGCAGGTACCAGGGTTGTAAATCTAACGGGCGGCGCCGCCTTCGTCAATTCAGCCACTTACAACTGCACCGCCCGTGATGTGACCACGCCGGCCAATGCGGTAACCATAACCTATCCCGCATTTCCAGGTTCGGGCAATACCTTCACTTTGAATGGTGTTGGGAGTGACTTTATCAGCTTCACTTGCACTGGTGAATAACGCCATGGAGAAAGCGCCGTTTGTGCAAATGTTCGGAGACCGTCGGGCGGACTGGCCACGCACCGCAAAGAAGCAGGAGAACCTTATGAACCTATTGAAGAAGAGGGCATTGGCGGCACTGATCGCAACTTGCCTTGCGTCCTGCGCCTGGAGCGCAGACCAAACCCAGCACCCAACCGGCACGCACGCCAAAACCGTGACAGCAGATTCGCCGAGGCCTGTGCTGCTGGCTGGCCTGCGGCCCCAACCGGAACTGGTGTGGCAGCGTACCTCGCCCAACAGCAAAGCCCTGGATGGGCCGGTGCTCTATCAGATCCTGTTCCGCTCCAGCGCCACTCCACGTCATCTGCCGAAGATTGCCCCGAATTTCACGTTAACCGATTCACTGATCAGCGAGGGCAACGGCTTCATTGCCATCGGCGCACTCAGCATTAACAGCTCCGGGATCGTCACCTTTGCCAACGGCCAGACTTTTCCCGGCGGCAACGGCACAGTAAGCAGCATCAGCGCAGGAACCGGCTTGACCGGTGGCACGATTACGACTACAGGCACCATCGGCCTCGACACCGCGTTCACCGATAATCGTTACTTGCGCCTGAACGGCGGCGCCATGGCGGGCACAATCACGTTTGCTAATGGACAAACATTTCCTGGGACCGGTACCATTACCGGCATCGCGACCGGGCCCAGTCTCACCGGAGGCGGCACAAGTGGAAATGTATTTCTTAACATCGCGCCCGGCGGAGTGACCAACTCAATGTTGGCGGCCAACAGCGTGAGCAATGCGAATATCGCGGATGGAAGTTTGAACCCGGCAAAAATTGCCGGCACAGGGGCGATCCTGGGGTCGAACAGTTTCGCAGGCAATCAAAGCATTACCGGAAATATCACCGCCTCCGGCGCCGTAGGTATAGGCACTTCTGCTCCGGCTTTCAAGCTGCAGGCAGTTGATTCCGACGCAACCGCCGCCGGGATCCAGATCAACGCAAGCAATACTTCAACTGTGACAAATTCTTTTTCCGTTTTTTCTGCCTCCGCCAACAATGGAGCGGTAGTCTCGCAAATGTACGCCGACGGGCTGGGCACCGGGCCCTTAGGAACGCCGGGCGGCGTCTTCGGCACGTTTACTCCGCATCCCATCGGGTTCTTCACCGGCAATATTCAAAGAATGGGGATTGATACCGACGGCAGCGTCAGCATTAACAATAAGATCACCATTTACAACGGTGTGCCCACGGCGGGTAACGGCGTACCTGGTATCGTTGCTGCTGTTAACCTTACCGGATTAAAGACCGGTCAAAATCTTGCCTTATTCACTCCCAGTGCACCTGGTTTGTTCCGGGTTTCTGTATATGAACTCTGCACCACAGCAGATGCTTCAGCCGCAATAGCGAGCTTTTTAAATTGGAGGGATCTTAGCGGCACTGACCAGTCTATTACGCTAACACCATCGGGCTTCATCCCCGCTTTGTCCTGCAATGCCAAAGGCCGATATACTTCAGTCTCAACTGTTGTACAGAGTGTCGCCAATATACCGATTGGCTTGCAGGTTACTCCTTTTAATGCCTTTACGACCGGTGACTATGCCGTGTTCGCCACGGTAGAGCAACTTTTTTAAGTCCTATGAAGCTTCTCTTCGAATTGGTGAGAAATTCATCTGCCGCCATGGTCTGAACTTGCCAGCGGACGTCACAAAGCCAGATGTCAGCCGCACTTTCTCTTATTCTGTCCCTGGCTCATCGGCGATGCCGATCCTAGTCAGCCGGTAGCGCAGCGCTATTCGCCTCCAGTTAATTTCATCCTCGAGGCCGAAGCCGAGGGCTTTTTGCGACCCCATAATCTTGTCCCTTCAGAGACAAATTTTTGCATGTAACAATTCGTCACTCCGAGCCATATCTATTGTGTGAGCAGAAGCCGAGGTTTCCAGCAGAGTATGTTCGCAAGGAGAGTAACTATGTCTTTTCCACGTTGTTTTTATGCTGTTTTCTTGCTAACTCTTTTTTTCATGTTCGTAACGGCCCAACCGGGCAACGGGCAAGACCCTATAGGGGGAGGGGGTTGCGATACTGGCTGTGACCCACCGCCGCCACCATCGCCACCACCACCACCCGATCTTACGTTCAATGCGGTGTTCTATGAGAGCATCTATCCCGATATTCAAAACGTCTATGGCAACAACCTGTCTGCCGTCACCAACCACTACAATCTCTTCGGTTTGCCGGCCGGCCGGCGTGGCGGCATCATCTTTGATCCGGTGTTTTATTTGCAGACTAATCCAGACCTTGCCCAGGCCTTTGGTCCAACTGGATATGCGGCGGCTGCGCAACACTTTATCAATCAGGGTTTGCCCATTGAAGGCCGCAGAGGAAGCCTGGAATTCGATGTCAAATACTATCTGGCCAACAATCCCGATCTGCTCGCGGCTTTCGGCAGCACGGGCTACATCGCAGCGGCCCAACATTTCCTGGGTACCGGACTCCCCAGGGAAGGCCGCCGCGGCAGCGCCGATGTTGACATCAAAGCGTATATCAACAACTATCCCGACGTCGCTACAGCTTATGGAGGGACAGCCATGGGGCGCTACATAGACCCCATGTTGCATTGGCTGCGCCGAGGAAAACAGTTCGGGCGTCAGGCAACGGGCACGCTGGTAACGACAACCGATTGCACTTTGCCCAATCCTCCCTTTGGGCTCCCGCGGGTTTACATCGGAATTCGCACCGATGGACTGGATGGATCAGGCAACACCGCTGCCGATCCGCGCAATGGGAACTTGTTTGACAGCATCCTGAGGTCGTACACGCATGATCCAGCAGCCGGATTACCGGCCACGGACGGCCTGATTATCTGTCTTGGTCCTGGCACTTTTCATACCGACGGATCCTACAATTGGGTAATCAACATTCCACACAGCAGTGAGACGATTCAGAACAAGGGTTTCGCACTGGGCCCCAACTGGCGCATTCACGGCGCCGGCATGAACCAGACAACCGTGCAACTCAACTCCTACTATCTTCCCCCGCCAGGAGGCGAACCGGCGTCGTCATTCGTTCAGACCGGCAGCAATGTGGTATTCGCCACCAGCTCAGATACCAATCAAGGAGACGAAATCTCCGATCTTACGATTGATGACAACTTCCCGGGCCTGAAAGCACAAGCGGGGGCGTTGCCTTTGCGGCTGGAAGCCATTCACCTGCGCGATAACATTGGACAGCACCATATACACCACATCAACGTCATCAATGCTGCCGGCGAAGACCCGTTAGGAGAGGCCTTCCCGGTCCAGATTGCGTCGGTGGCTTATAACAACCAAGGGCAAGACCATGCCCACCCCACGATCCCTCCTTCGCAAGACAACACGATTGAATTCGTCACTATGAGCCAATGGCACGGACACTTGTGTACGGCGATCACCATGGTATACGCGACCGGGGAGATTCGTAATAACGTCGTCACCGGCTATCAGATCGGTTATGGAGGCTGGGAGATGCCGTTGGTCCCTGAAATCGTGGGAATCGGTGGTAGTCCAGATATTCAAGCAAAGTTTGTCTACATTCACGACAATGTCGCCTTCAGTACCCAGTACGGCTTCAATATTGACAGCGAATATAACGACTCGGTCAATATCCAGTTCAACTGGATCGACAATCCATCGCAAAACGGGATGGTCATTGGCGGCGGCAATAACTCGCGATTTGATGGCTTCGCGTTCCTCTATAACACGATCGAAGGCGGTAACACTTCGTTGAACGGCATCTTGTTTCAAGGCAACGTAACCAACGCCGTCGTAACCCGGACCGACTTTCTGAATGACGGGGCGGCGTCGGGCCATGCCCTGGTGACCTCCAACACCAACAACCCCTTTAACATCGGGAATGTCTACCAATACAACCAGATCGATAGCGGTTATGGTTTCAGCTTCAATGGGTCCTTGTCGAGCTGCGTCTTCAGCAACTATGACCAGAACGGAAACCAGCGTTCCGATCTTCCCAATACGCAATCAACACCTTGCCGTCCCGGTCTGTAGGTAAAGTTTTCCATCCTGGGCAATTGTGAATCATCACAGGGGCTGTGCCAATCAGGCACGGCCTCTGTAGCTTTACAGGTTGGCGGGCACGGGCGAGATATAAAAATTAATCGTCTTTGAACTTTATACTCTCAACAATGCTTCTTTCTCTTATTCCGTCCCCGGCTCGTCGGCGATGCCGATCTTAGTCAGCCGGTAGCGTAGCGCATTGCGGGAGAGACCCAGCAGACGCGCCGCCTGGCTCTTGTTTCCATTTGCGCGGCGCAGGGCTTCGCGGATCATCTCGTCGTCCCACTGCTCCAGCGTCATCCCTTCCGGCAGAAAGTTGTTGCCCGAGTTCGCAGATTTGGAGCGCGGTGCATCCAGATGAATGTCGCCGGCTTCGAGCACGGGGCCAGGCGCCAGCGCTGCCGCACGCTCCACAATGTTCTGCAGTTCGCGCACATTTCCCGGCCAGTAGTAGTTCACCAGCATCTGCATGGCTTCTGGCTTGATGCTGGTAATTGCTTTTCCCGACTCAGTCGAAAAGCGCGCGATGAAAAGCCGCGCAAGGTCAGGGATATCTTCCCTTCTCTCTCGCAGCGGCGCGATATCAACCGGCACAACGTTCAGGCGGTAATAAAGGTCTTCGCGAAAAGTTCCCTCCTCCAATGCAGCCCGCAGGTCGCGATTGGTTGCGGCGATCAGCCTCACATCCACCTTCAGCGTACGCGTGCCTCCCAGCCGCTCGAACTCGCGCTCCTGCAGCACGCGCAGCAATTTCACCTGCGTGGTCGGAGGCACATCGCCGATTTCGTCGAGGAAGAGCGTTCCCTTGTCCGCGAGTTCGAACTTGCCGGGCTTGCTGCTGGTCGCGCCAGTGAATGCGCCCTTCTCGTAGCCGAATAGTTCGCTCTCCAGCAGGTTTTCCGGGATAGCCGTGCTGTTGATCTTGATGAACGGCCCTGATGCCCGCCGCGATTTTTCATGAATGGCGCGCGCGATCAGGTCTTTGCCCACGCCACTTTCTCCGCCCAGCAACACGGTGGAGTTTGTCTGCGCCACGCGCTCCACCATGGCCAGCACCTCCTGCATCTTGGCACTGCGGGCTACGATGTTAGGATGTGCGTATCGCTGCCCCAACGCCTCGCGCAGCGAGCGGTTCTCTTCCCGCAGCTTGCCTACATCTAGCTCCTTGTGGAGCACCATTCGCATCTCTGCCAGCGAAAATGGCTTCAGGACATAGTCGCTTGCCCCCGCCTTCATCGCCTCGACCGCAGTTTCAATGCTGCCAAAGGCGGTCATGACCACCACGGGGCGAGCGGCATCGAGCTGCTTGGCAGCTTGCAGGAATTCCAGCCCTCCCATTCCGGGAAGCTTCAGATCGGTCACGATGATGTCCACCGGCTGCTCGCGCAGAAGCTTCAAGCCGCTCTCGGCGTCAGCGGCAGAAAGTGTGGTGAATCCGTCCTCTCCCAGGTCAAGCTCGAGCAGGCGGCGCATCTTGGCTTCGTCTTCGACAATGAGTATGGTTGCCATTACTAAACCCGAATCGTCGCCATTACTTAACTTGAATCGCTGTCATTACCTTAACTGAGGCTTACCGCGTTCTCTGCTACCGGAAAAAACAGCACAAAACACGCCCCATGGTTCGTATTGCTGGCTACACGAATGGAGCCGTGGTGTTCGTCCATAATTTTGGAAACAATGGATAGCCCCAATCCTACGCCTGTCTTCTTCGTGGTGACAAAAGGATTGAAAATCTGCTCACACAGCTCTGCCGGAATACCGGGCCCTGTGTCCTGTATTTGCACCTCTACCCCGCGACGGCCGTTCAATTGTGCCGGAGAGACTTGTACGTTCAGAATTCCACCCGCATCGCCCATGGCTTCGTAGGCGTTTTGCACCAGGTTGATGAAGGCCTGCTCGCAAAGATTTTCATCCAGCGGCACCGGCAATTGCTCTTTCGCGTACTCGCGCTTGACCTCGATTTTGCCTCCGCGCCATTGGTCTCCTACGGATTTCAATGCCCGCTCCAGCAGCACAGTGACCTCTTGAGGCGCCGTCTCTGCATGCAACGGCCGCGCGAAATCCAGAAACCGGCTAACCAGGGCGCTTAGCCGGTTCACCTCGCTCGAGATGTAGCCTGCAAGTTCGGCCGCGAGCGGCTCTGATGTTTGCAGCTTTTTGCTCAGCATCTCTGCCGATCCCTTGATGACGCCCAGCGGGTTGCGGATTTCATGCGCCAATCCAGCAGAAAGCTGGCCGAGTGCGGCCAATCGTTCTGAGCGTCGCGCTTCAGCTTGCGCTTGCTCCAGGCGGCGGTTGGTTTCAGCCAACTCTTCCGCCAGCTTCTGGTACAGCTCCACCTGCCGCCGGTTTTCCACCACAAAGCGGTTCACCACCATCCCTGCCAGAAAGAAGAACAGGATTCGGATCGCCAGCTCGGCTACGCCGGCTGGGGTCAACTCAAATTCCTCGCCGGGCATGAGATAGGGAATGAGATAAGAGCAGTATGCGGCCGCGGCCAAGAAGGTCCACAACAACGTGCCCCACGGACCAAAGTAGATGGCAGCGGTTATCACCGGCAGGTAATAGATGGGGTAATAACTGCTGTTGATGCTCGGTTCCGGTCCGGTGTGATCTATCAGCAGTGTGGCCAGCAGAATCTTGAGCAGCACAACATAAGAGCGGCCGTATTGTGGCGCGCGGGTGAGGATCCATCTCTCTCCCAGTTGCAGCGCGCCAATCGCCAGCAGGATAAGCTGCTTGTGGCCCTCACGCACCGGAGGCAGAACCGCAAGGCTGGCCAGGACCCCCAACCAGACAAGGTCCAGCCAGTTAAACTTCATATTCCTTTCTTGTTGTTCGTCCAAAGCTACCCTTTCGCCGCCAACTGTCTGACCCTATCATCCACCATGAACCCTCTATCATGGGATAAGTTTCTTTTTCTTAAGGGTTCCGCAATGCTGCACTTCGTTCGTCTGCTACGCCCTCGCGCTATGCTCGCACTCACCCCGGCTTCGCAAGTTTAGCAATCCATATTAATATTGGCGATTTGGATGTTGATGTAACAAAATGTAAATCTTCAATCGACAATAGAATCTGTTAAGGCCGAAACAATCGCGACGCAATGCCGGTTGGGATTTCCCCTGGTTTGTCGCCCAGGTCAGCTATTCGCCTAAGAGCTCTTCGTCTGCGCCGATTCGTGAAGCTCAACGAAGTCTTTGGAAAGACGGTATCGCTCTCGAAGGACCGGACACGGACACACTTACCAGCGACTATCGCCAGAACAACGGCACCGGCGTGCATTTCAGCGCCAGCGGTCTTCAGGCCCACGGACGGTTATGGGCTGAGAAGGTTGAAAGTTATCTGGATACAATCCTTAAATGACCGGCCGCGAGGCGTCATCGTAGACCTGTTTTACCCAAGCCGCAGTTTACCTTTCAGTAATTTTGGGACTCTGGATTTTTGGGCAAAAAGCCGACACTTGCTGCAAGTGGTTGGAACCACCTGAAACACTCACGATCGCCGCATATTTACTGGGTGAAGGTCGCTTTCACGGCGGACACTTGCAGAGCTACGCGGTGTTTACTGGATGGATATCATTTGCGGGGCCCGTTCTGAGTACTGAGAAACCCACATACTGGGATTGCTTCTATGAGTTTTTCAAAGAGCGTAAGGGGACATGCCCCTGCATTCTTGAATGCCAGACACACTTCCAAGACAATGATGGCATACAATTTCTGCGAAATGAAGAGTTTGATATCACAGTGATACCATCAGGTGTATCGGCCAAAAACAGCTTCAGGGTTACGCAAAATCTGCCCCAACACTAAGCAGTTATATCGGAGCAATTCCAGAATTGGTGTACGCGCGCGCGGCGGGGCTGAAGCCCATTTGTTTTGCATCTCAACGCGGGCCTTTTAGGAAGGCCCGCTCTTCCACGGTAATGGATGCAGTAATTGTGGAATCGTTATAGTGGGTTGAGAAGGTTGAAGGCTATCTGGATACCATCCTCAAATGATGGTGCCGTATGCAGAAACATAACACTCGCACTTCGCTACCACTTCAAGCAGGTAGCGCGCCTTGCGTCATCTTTACACCACCCAGCACAGGCATTAGAATTCATCGTTTGAAAACGAGGTGGCAGAATGAAATTCGCACTGCAGATATTGATGCTCGCAACATTTGTTTCGCTGGCCGGCTATGGGCAGCAAAGCGATAAACCGCCGTCTCGAGCCGAGAAACCCGCGCCATCCAGTGCTTCTACTCCGCAAACATCCGGCGAGCAGCCGGCGCAACCTCAGCCACAACGAGTGCAGCCGGAAAGCCCGGCCCAGCAACGAACATCCGAGACGGCCGGGGAAGAAGGTTCTCTTCGTCCCATGCACTTCGACATGACCGAAGTTCCGCCCGTGCAGACTCATCATGAGATTCACTTGAACGGTAAGCTGCTGCGTTACACCGCAACTGCCGGCCGGCTACCGATCAAAGATGCTGAAGGAAAAATTCAGGCAGAGATGTTTTTCGTTGCCTACACGCTCGATGATACCGATCCCAGCACGCGCCCAGTCACGTTTGCCTTCAACGGCGGTCCGGGTTCTGCATCAATCTGGTTACACATGGGCGCGTTAGGGCCACGAAAAGTTGTGCTTCAACCTGATGGATGGTTGCCGGAATCTCCTTATCATCTGATGGATAATCCCAACACGCCTTTAGACAAGACTGACCTGGTGCTGGTGGATGCCATCGGCACAGGCTACAGCCGTCCGGCAGATACGGCCGCTGCCCGCCGCTATTGGAGCTTGCGTGGAGATATCGAATCGTTTGGCGAGTTTATCCGCATGTATCTCTCACGCTATGAGCGTTGGTTATCGCCTCACTATCTTTTCGGCGAGAGTTACGGCACCACTCGTTCGGCAGGAATAGCAGGATACCTCGCAGACCGCGGCATATCCTTCAACGGCATCGTGCTTCTGTCTACGGTGTTGAACTTTGAAACTCTGGACTTCGCCAAAACCAATGATGTGCCCTATCCGCTTTATCTGCCGACCTTCGCCAGCATTGCGGCCTATCATCACAAGTTAGCCCCCGAGCTGACGCAGGACCTTAATCATACGCGGGAAGAGGCAGCGCAATGGGCGAGAGGAGAATATTCGCAGGCCCTGGCCAAAGGAGACGCACTTACTCCCGAGGAACGCCAATCCATAATTGATAAGCTGGCACGCTACACGGGACTGAGCAAAGACGTCATTGACCAAGCCAACCTGCGCATTGATGTCCGTACGTTTACCCGCTATCTGCTCGCGGACCAGAAGCTTGTAGTAGGCCGTTATGATGGCCGCTTCACCGGACCGGACCCAAACGGCTTCTTTGATACGCCCTTCTACGATCCCACCAACTCACAGATCGGCCCACCATTTACCTCAACGTTCAATGATTACATCCGGCGTGAGCTCAACTACAAAGTGGATATGCCGTACTACAACTCAGCCAGAAACAGCGGGTTCTTCCAATGGAACTGGACCGGCGGACCGCCACCACAGGGATCCAGCGCACCAACATCAGATATGGGATACGCCGATACCGCCACGGCCCTGCGGCAAGCCATAGTCAAAGACCGCTTCCTGAAAGTTTTGGTAATGGAAGGGTACTACGATCTCGCGACTCCCTTTATGGCCGTCGATTACACCATGAATCATCTTGATCTCACGCCCGAGTACCACAAGAATATTTCAACCGCGACCTACGACTCAGGCCACATGGTGTATCTGAACTCGGCTGCGCATCCCAAGATGAAGCAGGATTTCGCCAACTTCATTGATGCCACGCTGCCGAAAGCTCATTAGCGAGCCGGGGACCTCACA
Protein-coding regions in this window:
- a CDS encoding winged helix-turn-helix domain-containing protein — protein: MLRFLLEFHYYIVSSQAQPSFRGTLRFGAYEADPRSGELRKHGLGIALEEKPFQALVILLQHPNEVVTREELRTQLWPADIFIDFDNSLNTVIAKVRRALNDSAENPRFIETVGRRGYRFMAPVESSAPDDDQRVYAVTPAAQGASSVIVLDLPKVATSERAGQRCSASDERAKPQIHRTAVRYTFLIAGALVAIAVLLVGLNVGGLRDRFLPGSSSGPIKSLAVLPLENLSGDMEQDYFAEGMTDELTTDLAKIRSLRVISRTTMMQYREAHKSLPQIAEELHVDAVVEGSVVLSGGTVRITAQLIDAHRDRHLWAQSYEREVGQVLNVQDSVALDIASAVRAELGPEEHESLTRQRSVNPEAYESYLRGRNKLGKQAPTPIKD
- a CDS encoding sigma-54 dependent transcriptional regulator is translated as MATILIVEDEAKMRRLLELDLGEDGFTTLSAADAESGLKLLREQPVDIIVTDLKLPGMGGLEFLQAAKQLDAARPVVVMTAFGSIETAVEAMKAGASDYVLKPFSLAEMRMVLHKELDVGKLREENRSLREALGQRYAHPNIVARSAKMQEVLAMVERVAQTNSTVLLGGESGVGKDLIARAIHEKSRRASGPFIKINSTAIPENLLESELFGYEKGAFTGATSSKPGKFELADKGTLFLDEIGDVPPTTQVKLLRVLQEREFERLGGTRTLKVDVRLIAATNRDLRAALEEGTFREDLYYRLNVVPVDIAPLRERREDIPDLARLFIARFSTESGKAITSIKPEAMQMLVNYYWPGNVRELQNIVERAAALAPGPVLEAGDIHLDAPRSKSANSGNNFLPEGMTLEQWDDEMIREALRRANGNKSQAARLLGLSRNALRYRLTKIGIADEPGTE
- a CDS encoding ATP-binding protein, whose amino-acid sequence is MKFNWLDLVWLGVLASLAVLPPVREGHKQLILLAIGALQLGERWILTRAPQYGRSYVVLLKILLATLLIDHTGPEPSINSSYYPIYYLPVITAAIYFGPWGTLLWTFLAAAAYCSYLIPYLMPGEEFELTPAGVAELAIRILFFFLAGMVVNRFVVENRRQVELYQKLAEELAETNRRLEQAQAEARRSERLAALGQLSAGLAHEIRNPLGVIKGSAEMLSKKLQTSEPLAAELAGYISSEVNRLSALVSRFLDFARPLHAETAPQEVTVLLERALKSVGDQWRGGKIEVKREYAKEQLPVPLDENLCEQAFINLVQNAYEAMGDAGGILNVQVSPAQLNGRRGVEVQIQDTGPGIPAELCEQIFNPFVTTKKTGVGLGLSIVSKIMDEHHGSIRVASNTNHGACFVLFFPVAENAVSLS